One window of Cohnella hashimotonis genomic DNA carries:
- a CDS encoding ATP-binding protein yields MAQKQDVLRLPAERLYEEELEALKEADKEAKPAGWQLSPKSVLTFITGGQAGATTITPKYIGNKRLVEMAIATLLTDRALLLIGEPGTAKSWLSENLTAAIHGDSSKVIQGTAGTSEEHVRYSWNYAMLLAQGPSDQALIRSPIFRAMECGGIARFEEISRCASEVQDALISILSEKTIAIPELNREAAAERGFSIIATANTRDRGVNEMSAALKRRFNIVVLPAPSSLETEIDIVRRRVGEISSNYELKAAQPDDDTIRKVVTIFRELRSGTTLEGKEKVKPPTGVISTAEAISLLTGSMALAGSFGDGRISDEDVAAGLQGAIVKDEEKDRIAWKEYLENVMKKRGASWRSLYGACTEMNR; encoded by the coding sequence ATGGCTCAAAAGCAAGATGTCCTGAGATTGCCGGCAGAGCGGCTGTATGAGGAGGAGCTCGAAGCACTGAAGGAAGCGGACAAGGAGGCCAAACCTGCCGGCTGGCAGCTGTCTCCCAAATCCGTCCTTACGTTTATAACGGGCGGCCAGGCGGGAGCCACGACGATTACGCCCAAATATATCGGCAACAAGCGGCTGGTCGAGATGGCGATCGCGACGCTGCTCACAGACCGTGCGCTGCTGCTCATCGGAGAGCCCGGCACCGCCAAGTCGTGGCTTTCCGAAAATCTGACCGCAGCGATCCACGGCGATTCCTCCAAGGTCATACAAGGAACGGCCGGTACAAGCGAGGAGCATGTCCGATACTCCTGGAACTACGCGATGCTGCTCGCGCAGGGACCGTCGGACCAGGCGCTGATCCGCAGCCCGATTTTCCGCGCGATGGAGTGCGGCGGCATCGCCCGCTTCGAAGAGATCTCCCGCTGCGCCTCCGAGGTGCAGGACGCGCTGATCTCCATTCTGTCGGAAAAGACGATCGCCATTCCCGAGCTGAACCGGGAGGCGGCTGCCGAGCGCGGCTTTTCGATCATTGCCACGGCCAACACCAGAGACCGCGGGGTCAACGAGATGTCGGCCGCGCTCAAGCGCCGCTTTAATATCGTCGTGCTTCCCGCGCCGTCCAGCCTGGAAACGGAAATCGACATCGTGCGCAGGCGGGTCGGCGAGATCTCGTCCAACTATGAACTCAAAGCCGCTCAGCCGGACGACGATACGATCCGGAAGGTCGTTACCATTTTCCGCGAATTGAGAAGCGGCACGACGCTCGAGGGCAAGGAGAAGGTGAAGCCGCCTACGGGCGTCATCTCCACGGCCGAAGCGATCTCGCTGCTGACCGGCAGCATGGCGCTTGCGGGCAGCTTCGGGGACGGCCGGATCAGCGACGAGGACGTGGCGGCAGGCTTGCAGGGCGCTATCGTGAAGGACGAGGAGAAGGATCGAATCGCCTGGAAGGAATATTTGGAAAATGTCATGAAGAAGCGGGGAGCCTCCTGGCGGAGCCTATACGGCGCCTGTACGGAGATGAACCGGTGA
- a CDS encoding class I SAM-dependent methyltransferase, which translates to MRMATDWQDYELIDTGAGDKLERWGDVILRRPDPQIIWPLAKESADWQRPDGHYFRSSAGGGQWQFNKQLPERWTISYGPLRFHIKPTNFKHTGLFPEQAVNWSWMMKRIKEAGRPIRVLNLFAYTGGATVAAAAAGAEVCHVDAAKGMVQWAKENAALSGLESAPVRYITDDVFKFVQREQRRGKQYDAIIMDPPSYGRGPGGETWKLEDSLYPFLEECKSILSDNPLFVLVNSYTTGLSPTVLHNLLHMSIGRRHGGKLDCGEIGLPITRSGLTLPCGIYGRWESAE; encoded by the coding sequence ATGAGAATGGCAACCGATTGGCAAGACTACGAACTGATCGACACCGGCGCCGGAGACAAGCTCGAGCGCTGGGGGGACGTCATCCTGCGGCGCCCCGACCCGCAAATCATCTGGCCGCTCGCCAAGGAATCCGCGGATTGGCAGCGTCCCGACGGCCACTACTTCCGCAGCTCCGCCGGCGGCGGCCAGTGGCAGTTCAACAAGCAGCTGCCCGAGCGCTGGACGATCTCTTACGGTCCGCTCCGCTTCCACATCAAGCCGACCAACTTCAAGCACACCGGACTATTCCCGGAGCAGGCGGTCAACTGGAGCTGGATGATGAAGCGAATCAAGGAAGCCGGCAGGCCGATCCGCGTGCTCAATCTGTTCGCCTATACCGGCGGGGCGACCGTCGCGGCGGCGGCGGCAGGCGCCGAAGTGTGCCACGTCGACGCGGCTAAGGGGATGGTCCAGTGGGCCAAGGAAAACGCCGCGCTATCGGGCCTCGAATCCGCGCCCGTACGCTACATTACGGACGACGTGTTCAAATTCGTGCAGCGCGAGCAGCGCCGCGGCAAGCAGTACGACGCCATCATCATGGATCCTCCCTCCTACGGCCGCGGCCCCGGAGGAGAGACCTGGAAGCTCGAGGACAGCCTGTATCCTTTCTTGGAGGAGTGCAAAAGCATTCTCTCCGACAACCCGTTGTTCGTGCTTGTCAACTCGTACACGACCGGCCTCTCGCCGACCGTGCTGCACAATTTGCTGCACATGTCGATCGGCCGCCGTCACGGCGGCAAGCTCGATTGCGGCGAGATCGGCCTGCCGATCACGCGCAGCGGGCTGACGCTGCCCTGCGGTATATACGGACGGTGGGAGAGCGCAGAATAA
- a CDS encoding VWA domain-containing protein encodes MTTMDADQVKRWRLILGAAAEEKLEAAGGAAGGGARLDEESLLMDEALAAIYDGTSGEARGSGPGAGTAGGSAKAAGLGASAPRLAKWLGDVRSFFPSDIVSVIQADAVHRKGLTKLLFEPELLSQVKPDIGMVATLMSLRGQIPERTKETARTLVREVVDEIVRRLAQELTRAVTGSLNKRRHSPLPSLTGLDWDKTIRSNLKHYDIERRLLIPEKVYFFDRARKSKEWTVILDIDQSGSMANSVIYASITGSIFASMPSLETRVVAFDTEVVDLSEACANDPVDLLFGIQLGGGTDINKSVAYCESFVTEPKKTLFLLISDLYEGGNRTEMIRRLRDMHESGVRTMCLLALSDDGAPAYDEDVARKLSAFGIPCFGCSPDKLPELIEGALKGMDLMQLADRVKQSKN; translated from the coding sequence ATGACGACGATGGATGCGGATCAAGTGAAGCGATGGCGACTGATATTGGGCGCGGCGGCCGAGGAAAAGCTGGAAGCCGCAGGCGGCGCGGCCGGCGGAGGCGCTCGGCTGGACGAAGAGAGCCTGCTGATGGACGAGGCGCTCGCCGCGATCTACGACGGAACGTCAGGGGAAGCACGCGGTTCGGGGCCGGGAGCCGGTACGGCGGGCGGCAGCGCGAAGGCGGCCGGCCTTGGCGCTTCTGCGCCCAGACTGGCGAAGTGGCTGGGAGACGTGAGGTCTTTTTTCCCGTCGGACATCGTGTCGGTCATTCAAGCGGATGCCGTCCATCGCAAAGGACTGACCAAGCTGCTGTTCGAGCCCGAGCTGCTCTCCCAGGTCAAGCCGGACATCGGGATGGTGGCGACGCTCATGTCGCTGCGCGGCCAAATCCCCGAGCGGACGAAGGAAACGGCGCGGACGCTGGTGCGGGAAGTCGTGGACGAGATCGTCAGGCGGCTGGCCCAGGAATTGACCCGTGCGGTGACCGGTTCGCTGAATAAAAGGCGCCATTCTCCGCTGCCTTCGCTGACGGGACTCGATTGGGACAAGACGATCCGCAGCAATTTGAAGCATTACGACATCGAGCGCCGCTTGCTCATACCCGAAAAGGTGTACTTCTTCGACCGTGCGCGCAAGAGCAAGGAATGGACGGTCATTCTCGATATCGACCAAAGCGGATCGATGGCGAATTCCGTTATCTATGCATCGATTACCGGATCCATCTTCGCCAGCATGCCTTCGCTCGAGACGCGCGTCGTCGCATTCGATACGGAAGTCGTGGACTTGAGCGAGGCATGCGCGAACGATCCCGTCGATCTGCTGTTCGGCATTCAGCTGGGTGGCGGTACCGATATCAATAAGTCGGTTGCCTACTGCGAATCCTTCGTAACCGAGCCGAAGAAAACCTTGTTCCTGCTCATTTCCGATCTGTACGAGGGCGGCAACCGGACAGAGATGATCCGCAGGCTGCGCGATATGCACGAGTCCGGCGTGCGAACGATGTGCTTGCTCGCGCTCTCGGACGACGGCGCGCCGGCTTACGACGAGGACGTGGCACGCAAGCTCTCCGCATTCGGCATTCCTTGCTTCGGCTGCTCTCCGGACAAATTGCCGGAGCTGATCGAAGGCGCTTTAAAAGGGATGGACCTGATGCAATTGGCGGATCGCGTGAAGCAATCGAAAAATTGA
- a CDS encoding MarR family winged helix-turn-helix transcriptional regulator: MEPAAEFVKSWMKLSKDWQSQMEAEMSPQLTGGQLQVLELLQANEPMKPSELLPHLETTPAAVTTLLDRMERNGLVKRTRDENDRRIVWISTTDFGHTERERGLRIRSDIVNRSLDRLSAHNRQLLVYLIGKVSGTRDKKLAASGEAAPAIQATS; the protein is encoded by the coding sequence GTGGAACCGGCTGCAGAGTTCGTGAAGAGCTGGATGAAGCTTTCGAAGGATTGGCAATCGCAGATGGAAGCGGAAATGTCCCCGCAGTTGACCGGAGGGCAGCTTCAAGTGTTGGAGCTGCTGCAGGCGAATGAGCCGATGAAGCCCTCCGAGCTGCTGCCGCATCTGGAGACGACGCCGGCGGCGGTCACGACGCTGCTCGACCGCATGGAGCGCAACGGCCTCGTCAAGCGTACGCGCGACGAGAACGATCGCCGCATCGTGTGGATCAGCACGACCGACTTCGGCCATACCGAGCGCGAACGCGGGCTGCGCATCCGCAGCGATATCGTGAACCGCTCGCTCGACCGTCTGTCCGCCCATAACCGCCAGCTGCTCGTGTATCTGATCGGCAAGGTGTCGGGCACGAGAGACAAGAAGCTCGCCGCATCCGGCGAAGCGGCACCCGCCATTCAGGCGACGTCCTGA
- a CDS encoding HEAT repeat domain-containing protein: protein MSIDILFELQQETRRLFIAGSAMAANDLRLNRLLPGLKKLGETAPVFNRLAAATEELLGASREDSAAKLLELSTLLVAILYTQGKTDAAGEPQPVQGAGIALATDIPYRKLHPFIEALTTKGQGRLEQIRVSYEDGSFLDLRALPAVCAALEDSYAEIPDFVQEKLIPAFGASAVPVLQSQLNLQGGKGDGRRLQLLHRQLGATMLELVAEGASTGSTEVKLAAISILGAYADQEPLLLALSRDKRKDVRAAAYAALASIGTAPALDRLYEAAVSKDGEIAVEPIRQSGSPQLLERLIRQGEQALAQYSNGEAKLRTEASGQLLVVLHALEGAGKKMASEAFPFVQRLLTTGAYLVPETENAQEAAAELLLEMDLPEADQLAIELGNGGNGPFIRYGFRAAFRRLTPTAVYDRYAGQFNSAKSKTAKELLAAIREVVYRDAYDEDEDRYGEPVAREEAWDSRWLSLFIRLDQPGLVCMFAQRPDKEVTAYLTGKLREARWGVKDAGDMLATLFRIRYKEAPERFMELLERGAARNMYYMNGQQRRLVASMPKSYAPRLRAFGEKLTYESLRAEWMTQIDEIEQAPESAEEENGRGLWGWLKSKMS, encoded by the coding sequence ATGAGCATAGACATTCTGTTCGAGCTTCAGCAAGAGACGCGGCGGTTATTCATCGCGGGGAGCGCCATGGCGGCGAACGATCTTAGGCTGAACAGGCTGCTGCCCGGACTTAAAAAGCTGGGCGAAACCGCGCCGGTCTTTAACCGCCTGGCCGCTGCGACCGAGGAGCTGCTGGGCGCGAGCAGGGAGGACAGCGCTGCCAAGCTGCTCGAGCTGTCGACGCTGCTGGTCGCCATTCTTTATACGCAGGGCAAGACGGATGCGGCGGGTGAACCGCAACCGGTCCAAGGCGCCGGAATCGCTCTTGCGACGGACATTCCTTACCGCAAGCTCCATCCGTTCATCGAAGCGCTGACGACCAAAGGTCAGGGCCGGCTGGAGCAAATCCGGGTTTCCTATGAAGATGGAAGCTTCCTCGACCTGCGCGCGCTGCCCGCGGTATGCGCGGCCCTGGAGGACAGCTATGCGGAGATCCCCGATTTCGTGCAAGAAAAGCTAATCCCCGCCTTCGGAGCGAGCGCCGTTCCCGTGCTGCAGAGCCAGCTTAACCTGCAAGGCGGAAAAGGCGACGGCCGCAGATTGCAGCTCCTTCACCGGCAGCTGGGCGCCACGATGCTCGAGCTCGTCGCGGAAGGCGCCTCCACCGGCTCGACGGAGGTCAAGCTGGCGGCGATCTCGATATTGGGCGCATACGCCGATCAAGAGCCGCTGCTGCTCGCGCTCAGCCGGGATAAGCGGAAGGACGTCCGCGCGGCCGCTTACGCTGCGCTGGCGAGCATCGGGACGGCGCCTGCGCTCGACCGATTGTACGAAGCCGCCGTCTCCAAAGACGGCGAGATCGCGGTCGAGCCGATCAGGCAGAGCGGGTCGCCGCAGCTGCTGGAGCGGTTGATCCGTCAAGGCGAGCAGGCGCTGGCGCAATATTCGAACGGCGAAGCCAAACTTAGAACGGAAGCGTCAGGGCAGCTTCTGGTCGTGCTGCATGCCCTGGAGGGAGCGGGCAAGAAGATGGCGTCCGAAGCTTTTCCGTTCGTGCAGCGGCTGCTGACCACCGGCGCGTATCTCGTCCCCGAGACGGAAAACGCGCAGGAAGCGGCTGCCGAGTTGCTGCTCGAGATGGATTTGCCGGAAGCGGACCAATTGGCCATCGAGCTGGGAAACGGGGGCAATGGCCCGTTCATCCGATACGGCTTCCGGGCGGCATTCCGCAGGCTGACTCCGACCGCGGTGTACGATCGATATGCGGGTCAGTTCAACAGCGCCAAGTCCAAGACGGCCAAGGAGCTGCTCGCCGCCATTCGCGAGGTCGTTTACCGGGATGCCTACGACGAAGACGAAGACCGATATGGCGAGCCGGTCGCACGGGAGGAAGCCTGGGACTCGAGATGGTTGTCCTTGTTCATCCGGCTCGACCAGCCGGGTCTCGTCTGCATGTTCGCCCAGCGGCCCGATAAAGAGGTCACGGCCTATTTGACGGGCAAGCTGCGCGAAGCCAGATGGGGCGTCAAGGATGCCGGCGATATGCTCGCGACGCTGTTCCGGATCCGGTACAAGGAAGCGCCGGAGCGCTTCATGGAACTGCTCGAACGGGGAGCAGCGAGAAACATGTATTACATGAACGGGCAGCAGCGGCGTCTCGTCGCCAGCATGCCTAAATCGTACGCGCCGAGATTGCGGGCGTTCGGCGAGAAGCTGACGTACGAATCGCTGCGCGCCGAATGGATGACGCAGATCGACGAGATCGAGCAAGCGCCGGAATCGGCCGAAGAGGAGAACGGAAGGGGATTGTGGGGATGGCTCAAAAGCAAGATGTCCTGA
- a CDS encoding DUF5682 family protein: MNAAREPHYFGIRHLSPAGSYHLLALLDEVRPTAVLIEGPADAGALASQLVARGVVPPVALLAYTAQLPVRTLLYPFAEYSPEYQALRWAARNGSQAEFIDLPTDISLALNALRQERSTDAGPLHATDGLREEEPLSPPGEDNFDGVSGETDGPKLQRDFYARIAELSGEPDFETYWERNFEHRLRRGAYRQSIEQFSKEMRAWTAGDERRFAPHEAAYNEIREAYMRRKIAETLDGGHDPGRVIVLTGAYHTSALDLALPALTDEELALLPRVPTKMTLMPYSYYKLSSHSGYGAGNAAPAYFELMWQCMRQREMDRLPALYLSSVAARLREGGTYRSTASVIEGVRFAGALSAMREGEYPTWKDLRDAATILFGHGELSVVAEALARTDIGTAIGSLPEGVSQTPIQDDLNRELARLKLGKYKSLVAADLELDLRENRSVKSADSAFLDLNRSILLHRLALLGIRFARKQHRRQNDATWAEHWVLQWSPEAEIEIVEATIKGETVELAAAYAIHEQLLACGDIADAARLIRQAGECGLPQVAGQAVAALQRLAVDAGSFAQIAHTQRELSVLMQYGSVRRIDTEPLLPILQQLFLRGCLTLDGASGCNDDAATEMMSAIHAMNAVAQEHYAAVDERLWLAKLKELAVRDNRNPKLSGYAFSILLERNEAGEAAFSSEVARRLSPGMEVDLGAGWFEGLSMRNRYALLSRDYLWRHLDEYIKGLDPEPFKRSLVFLRRAFGNFEPREKASIAELLGEIWGTGAEQSGEALQRPLDEEEKERLDELNDFDFGDL, translated from the coding sequence GTGAACGCGGCACGGGAGCCTCATTATTTCGGCATCCGGCATTTGTCGCCGGCCGGTTCGTATCATCTTCTCGCCCTCCTTGACGAGGTAAGACCGACAGCCGTACTGATCGAAGGCCCCGCCGACGCCGGAGCGCTGGCAAGCCAGCTCGTCGCGCGCGGCGTCGTGCCGCCGGTCGCGCTGCTCGCCTATACGGCGCAGCTGCCCGTACGTACGCTGCTGTATCCCTTTGCCGAGTATTCGCCAGAGTACCAGGCGCTGCGGTGGGCTGCGCGCAATGGCAGCCAAGCCGAATTCATCGACCTGCCGACAGATATATCGCTGGCGCTGAACGCGCTTCGGCAGGAGCGGTCGACCGATGCCGGTCCGCTGCATGCGACCGACGGACTCCGCGAGGAGGAGCCTCTGTCTCCGCCGGGGGAGGACAACTTTGACGGCGTGTCCGGCGAGACGGACGGGCCGAAGCTGCAGAGGGACTTTTACGCGCGCATCGCCGAGCTTTCGGGCGAACCGGATTTCGAGACTTACTGGGAGAGAAATTTCGAACACCGGCTTCGTCGCGGCGCTTACCGGCAATCGATCGAGCAATTCTCGAAGGAGATGCGGGCCTGGACGGCCGGGGATGAGCGGCGTTTCGCCCCGCACGAAGCGGCGTACAACGAGATCCGCGAAGCGTACATGCGGCGCAAAATCGCCGAGACGCTGGACGGCGGCCACGATCCCGGCCGGGTCATTGTCCTGACCGGCGCCTATCATACGTCCGCGCTGGACCTTGCGCTGCCGGCGCTGACAGACGAGGAGCTTGCGCTTCTGCCTCGCGTGCCGACGAAGATGACGTTGATGCCGTATTCCTATTACAAGCTCTCCTCGCACTCCGGTTACGGAGCGGGCAATGCGGCGCCCGCGTATTTCGAGCTGATGTGGCAATGCATGCGGCAGCGCGAGATGGATCGGCTCCCGGCCTTGTATTTATCTTCGGTTGCGGCAAGATTGAGAGAGGGGGGCACCTACCGTTCGACGGCCTCCGTGATCGAAGGGGTAAGGTTCGCGGGTGCGCTCTCCGCGATGCGCGAAGGCGAATATCCGACCTGGAAGGATCTGCGGGACGCGGCGACGATTCTGTTCGGACACGGCGAGCTGTCCGTGGTCGCCGAGGCGCTAGCCAGGACGGACATCGGCACGGCGATCGGCAGCCTGCCCGAGGGAGTCAGCCAGACGCCGATTCAAGACGACCTGAACCGCGAGCTCGCCAGGCTGAAGCTGGGCAAGTACAAATCGTTGGTCGCGGCGGATCTCGAGCTGGATCTTCGCGAAAATCGCAGCGTCAAATCCGCGGATTCAGCGTTTCTCGATCTCAATCGTTCTATCCTGCTTCACCGGCTCGCCCTGTTGGGCATTCGCTTCGCCCGCAAGCAGCACAGGCGGCAAAATGACGCGACCTGGGCCGAGCACTGGGTGCTGCAATGGTCGCCCGAAGCGGAGATCGAGATCGTCGAAGCGACGATCAAGGGCGAGACGGTGGAGCTGGCTGCGGCTTATGCCATTCACGAGCAATTGCTCGCATGCGGCGATATCGCGGATGCCGCGAGACTTATCCGGCAGGCGGGCGAATGCGGGCTTCCGCAGGTCGCGGGCCAAGCGGTCGCAGCGCTGCAGCGGCTTGCCGTCGATGCCGGGAGCTTCGCGCAAATCGCGCATACGCAGCGCGAGCTGTCGGTGCTCATGCAGTACGGCTCGGTACGGCGCATCGATACCGAGCCGCTGCTCCCGATTTTGCAGCAGTTGTTTCTGCGCGGCTGCTTGACGCTGGATGGCGCGTCCGGCTGCAACGACGACGCGGCAACGGAAATGATGTCCGCCATTCACGCCATGAACGCGGTTGCCCAGGAGCATTACGCGGCGGTCGACGAGCGCCTCTGGCTGGCGAAGCTCAAGGAACTTGCCGTCCGCGACAACCGCAACCCGAAGCTTTCCGGCTATGCGTTTTCCATTTTGCTCGAGCGCAACGAAGCCGGCGAAGCGGCGTTTTCGAGCGAGGTCGCGCGCCGCTTGTCGCCGGGGATGGAAGTCGATCTCGGCGCGGGATGGTTTGAAGGCTTGTCGATGCGCAATCGGTATGCGCTGCTGTCGCGTGATTACTTATGGCGGCATTTGGATGAATATATCAAGGGGCTGGATCCGGAACCTTTCAAACGCTCGCTCGTCTTTCTGCGGCGCGCCTTCGGCAACTTCGAGCCGCGGGAGAAGGCGTCGATCGCCGAGCTGCTCGGAGAGATCTGGGGGACGGGAGCCGAGCAATCCGGCGAAGCGCTGCAGCGCCCGCTGGACGAGGAAGAAAAGGAGCGATTGGATGAGCTTAACGACTTTGACTTCGGGGACCTGTAG
- a CDS encoding MBL fold metallo-hydrolase, producing MVKKYENADGSSNIKSFAELRQWQKERRSKKKDLSFVVSRADPDMALLSENRSEPTVTFVGHSTFLVQLGGHNIVTDPVWASRMGFAPRLSPPGLPIDSLPPIDVVVLSHAHYDHLHLGSLRRLPGNFVVLVPEGLSGWFRRKGFKRVQELSWWSETRIGDVTFGFVPAKHWTRRTPWDTNSSHWGGWVMRHDSDCLYFAGDSGYDGIFRRIGEKYGDIRVALIPIGAYEPEWFMGGSHMTPEEAIRTFTDVGARYFVPMHYGSFRLADDTPREALDRLNAEWERLGLPAGRLWTMEHGRTKLWSAARTSL from the coding sequence ATGGTGAAAAAGTACGAAAATGCAGACGGCTCTTCGAACATTAAATCCTTTGCGGAGCTGCGCCAGTGGCAGAAAGAACGCCGGTCTAAAAAGAAAGATCTGTCGTTTGTCGTGTCTCGCGCCGATCCGGATATGGCTTTGCTGTCCGAGAACCGCAGCGAGCCGACCGTAACGTTTGTCGGTCATTCGACCTTTCTCGTTCAACTCGGCGGACATAATATCGTGACGGACCCGGTGTGGGCGTCGCGAATGGGTTTTGCTCCGCGGCTATCTCCTCCGGGTCTGCCGATCGACTCGCTGCCGCCGATCGACGTCGTCGTCCTTTCCCATGCGCATTACGACCACCTTCACTTGGGCAGTCTGCGCCGTCTGCCCGGCAATTTTGTCGTACTCGTGCCTGAAGGTCTGTCCGGATGGTTCCGGCGCAAGGGCTTCAAGCGTGTTCAAGAACTCTCTTGGTGGTCCGAAACGCGCATCGGCGACGTAACGTTCGGCTTCGTGCCGGCCAAGCATTGGACAAGGCGGACGCCATGGGACACCAATTCATCGCATTGGGGCGGTTGGGTGATGCGCCATGATTCAGACTGCCTGTATTTCGCCGGCGACAGCGGCTACGACGGCATTTTCCGCCGGATCGGCGAGAAGTATGGAGACATCCGCGTCGCGCTCATCCCGATCGGGGCTTATGAACCGGAATGGTTCATGGGGGGCTCGCATATGACGCCCGAAGAAGCGATACGGACTTTTACGGACGTTGGCGCGCGCTATTTTGTACCGATGCATTACGGCTCATTCCGGTTGGCCGATGATACGCCCAGAGAGGCGCTGGATCGGCTCAACGCCGAATGGGAACGGCTGGGGCTTCCGGCAGGCAGACTGTGGACGATGGAGCACGGCCGGACGAAGCTGTGGTCCGCCGCCAGGACAAGCCTATAA
- a CDS encoding SWIM zinc finger family protein translates to MPTITEAYVDSLAPNAGAIKNGRDLVKKNSFPVLNESPDGTLLFGECKGSGKEPYRCSVDFANEANPVFRCSCPSRQFPCKHALGLLYARAMGNPFTQAEVPQDIADKRDKAEKREEKKKDAAESVGNAPAAKRKVNKNALVKKFASQLEGLRLLEKLVLQLVQSGLGSVDKKTVQMIEDQAKQLGNHYIPGVQAKLRELVHTMQTEGDRESIHSQAMEQLLYLHSLAKKGVSYLEKRMDDPELPMETDSSLEEQLGHAWQLAELREYGRVQPDAELLQLSFLSYADAARGEFVDAGWWADLGDGTIRSTRHLRPFRAARALKEEDTVRAVIRTEELFVYPGEFNARVRWEAATQRDAALDDLAKVKKAAASSYADVVKQVKNIIKNPLADKTPAMLVAYRSIDKTADGLCLRDAQGKLLPVSDLTSNGRATSSLIALLDEKDLKDQAALVMFSHRLDDNRLSVQLMSIVTDSRIIRLLY, encoded by the coding sequence ATGCCCACGATCACGGAAGCTTACGTCGACAGCTTGGCGCCGAACGCCGGCGCAATTAAAAACGGCCGGGACCTGGTCAAGAAAAACAGCTTTCCGGTCCTGAACGAAAGTCCGGACGGTACCTTGCTCTTTGGAGAATGCAAGGGCAGCGGCAAGGAACCGTACAGATGCTCCGTCGACTTCGCCAACGAGGCGAATCCGGTTTTTAGGTGCTCGTGTCCGAGCCGGCAATTCCCGTGCAAGCATGCGCTCGGATTGCTCTATGCGCGCGCGATGGGCAACCCCTTTACGCAAGCGGAAGTTCCGCAAGACATTGCCGATAAGCGAGACAAGGCCGAGAAGCGCGAGGAAAAGAAGAAAGATGCGGCGGAATCCGTCGGGAACGCGCCGGCGGCAAAACGAAAAGTTAACAAAAACGCGCTCGTTAAAAAGTTCGCCAGTCAGCTCGAGGGTCTTCGTTTGCTGGAAAAGCTCGTCCTGCAGCTCGTCCAATCGGGACTGGGAAGCGTAGACAAAAAAACGGTCCAGATGATCGAAGATCAGGCCAAGCAGCTCGGCAACCATTACATTCCCGGCGTGCAAGCCAAGCTCAGGGAGCTCGTACATACGATGCAGACGGAAGGAGACCGCGAATCCATTCATTCGCAAGCGATGGAGCAGCTGCTTTATCTACATTCGCTGGCGAAAAAGGGCGTCTCCTATTTGGAAAAAAGAATGGACGATCCGGAGCTTCCCATGGAGACCGATTCGTCCCTGGAGGAACAGCTCGGCCATGCCTGGCAGCTTGCGGAGCTCCGCGAATACGGCCGCGTGCAGCCTGATGCAGAGCTGCTTCAGCTCTCGTTTTTGTCGTACGCGGATGCGGCGCGAGGCGAGTTCGTTGACGCGGGCTGGTGGGCCGACCTTGGCGACGGCACGATTCGCAGTACCCGCCATTTGCGTCCGTTTCGGGCAGCTCGGGCACTCAAGGAAGAGGATACCGTACGTGCGGTCATTCGGACGGAGGAGCTGTTCGTCTATCCGGGCGAGTTCAACGCCAGAGTACGCTGGGAGGCGGCGACGCAGCGGGATGCGGCCTTAGACGACCTTGCCAAAGTCAAAAAGGCGGCGGCCTCGTCGTATGCGGACGTCGTCAAGCAGGTCAAGAACATTATCAAAAATCCGCTGGCCGATAAAACGCCCGCCATGCTGGTCGCATACCGTTCCATCGACAAAACGGCGGACGGTCTCTGTCTGCGGGATGCGCAAGGAAAGCTGCTGCCCGTCTCGGATTTGACTTCAAACGGGAGAGCGACCTCTTCCTTGATCGCCTTGCTCGATGAAAAGGATCTGAAGGACCAGGCTGCGCTGGTCATGTTCAGCCATCGACTGGACGACAACCGACTGAGCGTGCAGCTGATGAGCATCGTCACGGACAGCCGAATCATTCGGCTGCTCTACTAG